One Gaiella occulta genomic region harbors:
- a CDS encoding aldehyde dehydrogenase family protein gives MATTADERKLLIDGDWVETGGWVEVRSPYDGALVARVARAGAAETRRALDAAARAMESPLPAHKRAEILVRVAGALGRRADEAARQIAAEAGKPLKAARVEVARAMSTYTMAAVQARTLTGEMVPMDASQAGEGKLAFTLRRPIGVVGAISPFNFPLNLVAHKIAPALAAGCAVVLKPASQTPLSALMLAELEDEAGLPPGWLNVVVGPSSQIGDVLVEDERVKLITFTGSGTVGWGIRERAPRKRVGLELGNATPVIVEADANVDDAAARCAANAFSFAGQSCISVQRIYVHRDVYEEFKARFLPKVEALVVGDPADEATDVGPLISPGERERVLAWIEQARDGGATILTGGTLEGELLRPTVVEKPPADAHLACDEAFGPVCTLQPYDTLDEAIAHANATRYGLQAGIFTASLASAVKAAGQLEFGGVTVNEAPTFRADQMPYGGIKESGNTREGPAWAVREMTEERLVVVQL, from the coding sequence ATGGCGACGACGGCCGACGAGCGGAAGCTGCTGATCGACGGCGATTGGGTCGAGACGGGCGGCTGGGTCGAGGTGCGCTCTCCCTATGACGGAGCGCTCGTCGCGCGCGTGGCGAGGGCGGGCGCGGCCGAGACGCGCCGCGCGCTCGATGCGGCCGCGCGCGCGATGGAGTCGCCGCTGCCGGCGCACAAGCGCGCCGAGATCCTCGTGCGCGTGGCCGGGGCGCTCGGCCGCCGCGCCGACGAGGCCGCACGCCAGATCGCGGCCGAGGCCGGCAAGCCGCTGAAGGCGGCGCGCGTCGAGGTGGCGCGCGCGATGTCCACCTACACGATGGCGGCCGTCCAGGCGCGCACGCTGACCGGCGAGATGGTGCCGATGGACGCCTCCCAGGCCGGCGAGGGCAAGCTCGCGTTCACGCTGCGGCGGCCGATCGGCGTCGTCGGCGCGATCTCGCCGTTCAACTTCCCGCTCAACCTCGTCGCGCACAAGATCGCGCCGGCGCTCGCCGCCGGCTGCGCGGTCGTGCTCAAGCCCGCGTCGCAGACGCCGCTGTCGGCGCTGATGCTGGCCGAGCTGGAGGACGAGGCGGGCCTGCCGCCCGGCTGGCTCAACGTCGTCGTCGGCCCCTCGTCGCAGATCGGCGACGTGCTCGTCGAGGACGAGCGCGTGAAGCTGATCACGTTCACCGGCTCGGGCACGGTCGGCTGGGGCATCCGCGAGCGGGCGCCGCGCAAGCGCGTCGGGCTCGAGCTCGGCAACGCGACGCCGGTGATCGTGGAGGCGGACGCGAACGTCGACGACGCGGCGGCCCGCTGCGCCGCGAACGCGTTCTCGTTCGCCGGCCAGAGCTGCATCTCGGTGCAGCGCATCTACGTGCATCGTGACGTGTACGAGGAGTTCAAGGCGCGCTTCCTGCCGAAAGTGGAGGCGCTCGTGGTCGGCGACCCTGCCGACGAGGCCACCGACGTCGGGCCGCTCATCTCCCCCGGCGAGCGCGAGCGCGTGCTCGCGTGGATCGAGCAGGCGCGCGACGGCGGCGCCACGATCCTCACCGGCGGCACGCTCGAGGGCGAGCTGCTGCGCCCCACCGTGGTCGAGAAGCCGCCCGCCGATGCGCACCTGGCCTGCGACGAGGCGTTCGGCCCGGTCTGCACGCTGCAACCGTACGACACGCTCGACGAGGCGATCGCGCACGCCAACGCCACCCGCTACGGCCTCCAGGCCGGTATCTTCACAGCGTCGCTCGCCTCCGCCGTCAAGGCCGCCGGGCAGCTCGAGTTCGGCGGTGTGACGGTCAACGAGGCCCCCACCTTCCGCGCCGACCAGATGCCCTACGGCGGCATCAAGGAATCCGGCAACACGCGCGAGGGCCCCGCCTGGGCCGTCCGCGAGATGACCGAAGAGCGCCTCGTCGTCGTCCAGCTCTGA
- a CDS encoding cytochrome P450, producing the protein MTASFPIGATVSAAELERDPHPVLARLREQEPVSWLPALDAWIVTRRDLALHVMRDPRTYTVDDPRFSTAQVVGPSMLSLDGEEHRRHRDPFARPFRLDAVRDRFTETVEREVERLVDAIEEDGTADLRGALAGPLSVAVMVQALGLEHTDPAEALAWYAAIVAEVTAITAGRPPDGRGRQAFARMRASVEPALDRDPAASLVAAAAGDAGGLSRGQVASNAAVLLFGGIETTEAMIVNAFLHLLSNDDQRALVERDPTLLPGAVEESLRLEPAAAVVDRYATRDVELAGAPIRRGDLVTVSLAGANRDPDVFPDPDRFDVRRPNLNLQVGFAHGPHVCLGMHLARLETRVALARALARLPRLRLDPQHPCAVRGLVFRKPAALHVLWG; encoded by the coding sequence GTGACCGCCTCGTTCCCCATCGGGGCCACCGTGTCGGCGGCAGAGCTCGAGCGCGACCCGCACCCGGTACTCGCCCGGCTGCGGGAACAGGAGCCGGTGTCGTGGCTGCCGGCGCTCGACGCCTGGATCGTGACCCGCCGGGATCTCGCGCTGCACGTGATGCGCGACCCGCGGACATACACCGTCGACGACCCGCGTTTCTCGACGGCGCAGGTGGTCGGCCCGAGCATGCTGTCGCTCGACGGCGAGGAGCACCGTCGCCACCGTGACCCGTTCGCGCGGCCGTTCCGCCTCGACGCGGTGCGCGACCGCTTCACGGAGACGGTGGAGCGCGAGGTCGAGCGGCTCGTCGACGCGATCGAAGAGGACGGGACGGCGGACCTCCGCGGCGCTCTCGCAGGGCCGCTGTCCGTCGCGGTGATGGTGCAGGCGCTCGGTCTCGAGCACACCGATCCGGCGGAGGCGCTCGCCTGGTACGCCGCCATCGTCGCCGAGGTGACCGCGATCACCGCCGGCCGGCCGCCCGACGGCAGGGGGCGGCAGGCGTTCGCCCGCATGCGGGCATCGGTAGAGCCCGCGCTCGACCGCGACCCCGCCGCGTCCCTCGTCGCCGCGGCCGCCGGCGACGCGGGCGGGCTCAGCCGCGGGCAGGTGGCGTCCAACGCGGCGGTGCTGCTGTTCGGCGGCATCGAGACGACGGAGGCGATGATCGTGAACGCGTTCCTCCACCTGCTCTCGAACGACGACCAGCGCGCGCTCGTCGAGCGCGACCCCACGTTGCTGCCCGGGGCCGTCGAGGAGTCGCTGCGCCTCGAGCCCGCGGCGGCCGTCGTCGACCGCTACGCCACGAGAGACGTCGAGCTCGCCGGCGCGCCGATCCGCCGCGGCGACCTCGTCACCGTGTCGCTCGCGGGCGCGAACCGCGACCCGGACGTGTTCCCCGACCCCGACCGCTTCGACGTGCGGCGCCCGAACCTCAACCTGCAGGTCGGCTTCGCGCACGGCCCGCACGTGTGCCTCGGCATGCACCTCGCGCGCCTCGAGACGCGGGTCGCGCTCGCCCGCGCGCTCGCGCGCCTGCCCCGCCTGCGACTCGACCCGCAGCATCCGTGCGCCGTGCGCGGCCTCGTCTTCCGCAAGCCGGCGGCGCTCCACGTGCTCTGGGGGTGA
- a CDS encoding thiolase family protein, whose amino-acid sequence MTDALIVDAVRTPIGRRNGTLASVRADDLAADALGGLAGRVGLDPAEVEDVQMGCVTQIGEQALNVGRVAVLVAGWPETVAATTVDRQCGSSMQAAFNAASAVQAGHLDVVVAAGVESMSRVPMGSNLGVDGFAGLNEKIAQRWPIVPQGISAEEIAREWGLTREQLDAYALESHRRALAAIDGGLFEREIVPVTLPDGVFTVDEAPRRDTSAEKLASLQPAFIPDGVVTAGNSSQIVDGAAAMLVASEAACTRLRLVPRARFVSFGIAGVDPFRMLHGNPQACAQALRRAGLGWDDMAVIEVNEAFASVVLQTLADSGLHERWEAGDVNPNGGGISLGHPLGATGARITATLLAELERRDARYGLASMCIGQGQAIAAVVERL is encoded by the coding sequence GTGACCGACGCCCTCATCGTCGACGCCGTCCGCACGCCGATCGGGCGGCGCAACGGCACGCTCGCCTCCGTGCGGGCCGACGACCTCGCCGCCGACGCGCTCGGCGGCCTCGCCGGCCGGGTCGGCCTCGACCCGGCCGAGGTCGAGGACGTGCAGATGGGCTGCGTGACCCAGATCGGCGAGCAGGCGCTCAACGTGGGCCGCGTCGCGGTGCTCGTCGCGGGCTGGCCCGAGACGGTGGCGGCGACGACCGTCGACCGCCAGTGCGGCTCGTCCATGCAGGCGGCGTTCAACGCTGCCTCCGCCGTCCAGGCGGGACATCTCGACGTCGTCGTGGCGGCCGGCGTCGAGTCGATGTCGCGGGTGCCGATGGGCTCCAACCTCGGCGTCGACGGCTTCGCCGGGCTGAACGAGAAGATCGCGCAGCGCTGGCCGATCGTGCCGCAGGGCATCTCCGCCGAGGAGATCGCCAGGGAGTGGGGCCTGACGCGCGAGCAGCTCGACGCCTACGCGCTCGAGTCGCACCGGCGCGCGCTGGCGGCGATCGACGGCGGTCTGTTCGAGCGGGAGATCGTTCCCGTCACGCTCCCCGACGGCGTCTTCACGGTCGACGAGGCGCCCCGGCGCGACACCTCGGCGGAGAAGCTCGCCTCGCTGCAGCCCGCCTTCATCCCCGACGGCGTCGTCACCGCCGGCAACTCGAGCCAGATCGTCGACGGCGCCGCCGCCATGCTCGTCGCGAGCGAAGCCGCCTGCACGCGGCTGCGCCTCGTCCCGCGCGCCCGCTTCGTCTCCTTCGGGATCGCGGGCGTCGATCCGTTCCGCATGCTGCACGGCAACCCGCAGGCCTGCGCGCAGGCGCTGCGCCGCGCGGGACTCGGCTGGGACGACATGGCCGTGATCGAGGTGAACGAGGCGTTCGCGTCGGTCGTGCTGCAGACCCTCGCCGACAGCGGCCTGCACGAGCGCTGGGAGGCGGGGGACGTGAACCCGAACGGCGGCGGCATCTCGCTCGGGCATCCGCTCGGCGCCACCGGCGCCCGCATCACGGCGACCCTGCTCGCCGAGCTCGAGCGCCGCGACGCGCGCTACGGCCTCGCCTCCATGTGCATCGGCCAGGGTCAGGCGATCGCCGCCGTGGTCGAGCGCCTCTGA
- a CDS encoding LysR family transcriptional regulator, whose amino-acid sequence MTTITEPDSWLGVELRHFAALDAVAQEASFGRAAERLGYTQSAVSQQIAALERIVGEKLVQRPGGPRAVSLTEAGTLLLRHAEAIVHRIEAARADMAALRAGESGSLRVGTYQSVGARVVPEVMRRFLPAWQGIELGLSEPTTDPELYGAVESGDLDLAFCSPPLPDGPFEALELMSDPYVLLVPAGHPAAARGAASLADLGSLSLIGSNTCSSGTVVETALRGLGFPVEYAFRSDDNGTLQGLVAAGFGAALMPLLAVTPGDERVRVLRIEPALPRRVIAVMWHRDRHRSPAARAFVEIAQAVSAEVERDLVEP is encoded by the coding sequence ATGACAACGATCACCGAACCTGATAGTTGGCTGGGCGTCGAGCTGCGGCACTTCGCCGCGCTCGACGCCGTCGCGCAGGAAGCGTCGTTCGGCCGCGCCGCCGAGCGCCTCGGGTACACGCAGTCAGCGGTGAGCCAGCAGATCGCGGCGCTCGAGCGCATCGTCGGCGAGAAGCTCGTGCAGCGGCCCGGCGGTCCGCGGGCCGTCTCGTTGACGGAAGCGGGTACGCTGCTGCTGCGCCACGCCGAGGCGATCGTGCACCGCATCGAGGCGGCCCGGGCGGACATGGCCGCGCTGCGCGCGGGCGAGAGCGGCTCGCTGCGCGTGGGCACCTACCAGAGCGTCGGCGCGCGCGTCGTGCCGGAGGTGATGCGGCGCTTCCTGCCTGCCTGGCAGGGCATCGAGCTTGGGCTGTCCGAGCCGACGACCGACCCGGAGCTCTACGGCGCCGTCGAGAGCGGCGACCTCGATCTCGCCTTCTGCAGCCCGCCGCTGCCGGACGGGCCCTTCGAGGCGCTCGAGCTGATGAGCGACCCGTACGTGCTGCTCGTCCCCGCCGGCCATCCCGCCGCCGCACGCGGCGCGGCGTCGCTCGCCGATCTCGGCAGCCTGTCGCTGATCGGCTCGAACACGTGCTCGAGCGGCACGGTCGTCGAGACGGCGCTGCGCGGGCTCGGCTTCCCGGTCGAGTACGCGTTCCGCTCCGACGACAACGGCACGCTGCAGGGGCTCGTCGCCGCCGGCTTCGGCGCCGCTCTGATGCCGCTGCTGGCGGTCACCCCCGGCGACGAGCGGGTGCGCGTGCTCCGCATCGAGCCTGCGCTTCCGCGCCGCGTGATCGCGGTCATGTGGCACCGCGACCGCCACCGCTCGCCGGCCGCGCGCGCATTCGTCGAGATCGCACAGGCGGTCAGCGCCGAGGTCGAGCGCGACCTCGTCGAGCCCTGA
- a CDS encoding 3-hydroxyacyl-CoA dehydrogenase family protein, translating to MAEIRTIGVVGLGAMGAGIAQLAVEAGYDVVGREVSAELGERAAATIGRFLSRKVEKGQLGEADRDAAVARLALTTDLEALAACDIVIEAIVEELEPKRRLFADLDRICRPDAVLATNTSALSVTEIAAATARPQRVVGMHFFNPAPLMPLVEVVRAELSAAEAADAAALVGERMGKRVVRCHDTPGFVVNRVLIPLLNDCVRVLDEARVTPEALDTAMENGAGWPMGPCTLVDLVGIDVHVHAAEALYEKLREPRMAPPPRLVAMKNAGLLGRKSGRGFYRYDG from the coding sequence ATGGCGGAGATCCGCACGATCGGCGTCGTCGGGCTGGGGGCGATGGGCGCGGGGATCGCGCAGCTCGCCGTCGAAGCCGGATACGACGTCGTCGGGCGCGAGGTGAGCGCCGAGCTCGGTGAGCGCGCCGCCGCGACGATCGGGCGCTTCCTCTCGCGCAAGGTCGAGAAGGGGCAGCTCGGCGAGGCCGATCGGGACGCCGCCGTCGCGCGGCTCGCGCTGACCACCGATCTCGAGGCGCTCGCCGCCTGCGACATCGTGATCGAGGCGATCGTCGAGGAGCTCGAGCCGAAGCGCCGCCTGTTCGCCGACCTCGATCGGATCTGCCGGCCGGACGCCGTGCTCGCCACGAACACCTCGGCGCTGTCGGTGACCGAGATCGCCGCCGCGACGGCCCGTCCGCAGAGGGTCGTCGGCATGCACTTCTTCAACCCCGCGCCCCTGATGCCGCTCGTCGAGGTCGTCCGCGCCGAGCTCTCGGCCGCGGAGGCGGCCGACGCCGCCGCGCTCGTCGGGGAGCGCATGGGCAAGCGCGTCGTGCGCTGCCACGATACGCCGGGATTCGTCGTCAACCGCGTCCTCATCCCGCTTCTCAACGACTGCGTGCGCGTGCTCGACGAGGCGCGGGTCACGCCGGAGGCCCTCGACACGGCGATGGAGAACGGCGCCGGCTGGCCGATGGGGCCGTGCACGCTCGTCGACCTCGTCGGCATCGACGTGCACGTGCACGCCGCCGAGGCGCTGTACGAGAAGCTGCGCGAGCCGAGGATGGCGCCGCCGCCGCGGCTCGTGGCGATGAAGAACGCCGGGCTGCTCGGGCGCAAGAGCGGCCGCGGCTTCTACCGCTACGACGGCTGA
- a CDS encoding cation:proton antiporter, protein MTELPLAAGGAAAQALVDLFVVLLAAKLGDELFKRLGQPAIVGEILAGVLVGPAVLGLVDLTAALEVFAELGVVFLLFWVGLETRVTELRAVGSSAFLVGVLGVVLPFAGGFGLGLALGESGSTSAFLGAALVATSVGITSAVLVEIGALASRAGRTIIGAAIVDDIIAMLILAVAVGVAAGGTDLVGLAVVVALALGFVAFFALGGTALMRRRPGMLAAPRFSESPLLPAVILCLGLAALAAEIGLAAIIGAFLAGMMVAETTEQHPIEEEVAPLYAFFPPFFFASIGMQIDLGALVDAGTLALLVAVTALAAATKFLGAWLGARGLDEAEARFVGAGMVPRGEVGIIVAGIARASGVIGEEMFAVVVGMSVLTTLAVPPVLRVLGKRLPVQDAAPQPS, encoded by the coding sequence GTGACCGAGCTGCCCCTTGCGGCCGGGGGCGCGGCGGCGCAGGCGCTCGTCGACCTCTTCGTCGTGCTGCTCGCCGCGAAGCTCGGCGACGAGCTCTTCAAGCGGCTCGGACAGCCCGCCATCGTGGGCGAGATCCTGGCAGGCGTGCTCGTCGGCCCTGCCGTCCTCGGGCTCGTCGACCTCACGGCGGCCCTCGAGGTGTTCGCCGAGCTCGGCGTCGTGTTCCTTCTCTTCTGGGTCGGGCTCGAGACACGCGTCACCGAGCTCCGCGCCGTCGGCTCGAGCGCCTTCCTCGTGGGCGTGCTCGGCGTCGTGCTGCCGTTCGCGGGCGGCTTCGGCCTCGGCCTGGCGCTCGGCGAGAGCGGCAGCACGAGCGCGTTCCTCGGCGCGGCCCTCGTCGCGACGAGCGTCGGCATCACCTCCGCCGTGCTCGTCGAGATCGGCGCACTGGCCTCGCGCGCGGGGCGGACGATCATCGGCGCCGCGATCGTCGACGACATCATCGCGATGCTCATCCTCGCGGTCGCGGTCGGCGTCGCCGCGGGCGGCACGGACCTCGTCGGGCTCGCGGTCGTCGTGGCGCTCGCGCTCGGGTTCGTCGCCTTCTTCGCGCTCGGCGGCACCGCGTTGATGCGCCGCCGGCCGGGGATGCTCGCCGCGCCGCGCTTCTCGGAGTCGCCGCTCCTTCCCGCGGTGATCCTGTGTCTCGGGCTCGCAGCCCTCGCCGCGGAGATCGGGCTGGCGGCGATCATCGGCGCCTTCCTCGCCGGCATGATGGTGGCCGAGACGACGGAGCAGCATCCGATCGAGGAGGAGGTGGCGCCGCTCTACGCCTTCTTCCCGCCGTTCTTCTTCGCCTCGATCGGGATGCAGATCGACCTCGGCGCACTCGTCGACGCGGGCACGCTCGCGCTGCTCGTCGCCGTCACCGCCCTCGCGGCGGCGACGAAGTTCCTCGGTGCCTGGCTCGGCGCCCGCGGCCTCGACGAGGCCGAGGCCCGGTTCGTCGGGGCCGGCATGGTGCCACGCGGGGAGGTCGGCATCATCGTCGCCGGCATCGCCCGCGCGAGCGGCGTGATCGGCGAGGAGATGTTCGCGGTCGTGGTCGGCATGTCCGTGCTGACGACGCTTGCGGTGCCCCCCGTGCTACGGGTGCTCGGAAAGCGCCTGCCCGTGCAGGACGCGGCGCCTCAGCCGTCGTAG
- a CDS encoding SLC13 family permease has product MEILAVAVFLVALAVIALDWADKTKIALAAASIVVVAGAIDAEAAVAAVDWPTLGLLSGMMIVVGLTQPTGLFDWLGLHVVRASRGRPIVLLYLLAGLTGGLSAFLDNLTAILLVVPVALTVADRLGISPVPLVLTEVIASNVGGTATLIGDPPNILIGGHVAELSFLDFVVNLAPVAAVTLVVTTGLLALVFRRSLRIDPARAATLGDLDPVAQLRGDPRRRRVVVAVLIGTVVAFFLHSTLHLEPVVVALVGATAMLLVTDVEIEDALHSVEWATLFFFLALFVVVGALEEQGTIARVAGWLGDITGGSRTAESLVILWGAAAGSAVVDNIPFTAAMIPVVDEIEGDRFDDTLWWSLSLGACFGGNATLIAAAANVAGTGLLRRAGHPVSFGRFLAVGLPATLLSLVIATGYLVAFQL; this is encoded by the coding sequence GTGGAGATCCTCGCCGTCGCGGTGTTCCTCGTCGCGCTCGCCGTGATCGCGCTCGACTGGGCCGACAAGACGAAGATCGCGCTCGCGGCGGCGTCGATCGTCGTCGTCGCCGGCGCGATCGACGCCGAGGCGGCCGTCGCAGCGGTCGACTGGCCGACCCTCGGCCTGCTCAGCGGGATGATGATCGTCGTCGGGCTGACGCAGCCGACGGGCCTCTTCGACTGGCTCGGCCTCCACGTCGTGCGCGCCTCGCGCGGGCGGCCGATCGTGCTGCTGTACTTGCTCGCCGGGCTCACGGGCGGCCTGTCGGCGTTCCTCGACAACCTCACCGCAATCCTCCTCGTCGTCCCGGTCGCGCTCACGGTGGCCGACCGGCTCGGGATCTCGCCCGTCCCCCTCGTGCTCACCGAGGTGATCGCCTCGAACGTGGGCGGCACCGCGACGCTGATCGGCGACCCGCCCAACATCCTCATCGGCGGGCACGTGGCGGAGCTCTCCTTCCTCGACTTCGTCGTCAACCTCGCACCGGTCGCCGCCGTCACGCTCGTCGTCACGACGGGCCTGCTCGCCCTCGTCTTCCGGCGCAGCCTGCGCATCGACCCCGCTCGCGCCGCGACCCTCGGCGACCTCGACCCGGTGGCGCAACTGCGCGGCGACCCGCGACGCCGGAGGGTCGTCGTCGCGGTGCTGATCGGGACGGTCGTCGCGTTCTTCCTCCACTCGACGCTGCATCTCGAGCCGGTCGTCGTCGCGCTCGTCGGCGCGACGGCGATGCTGCTCGTCACCGACGTCGAGATCGAGGATGCGCTCCACTCGGTCGAGTGGGCGACGCTCTTCTTCTTCCTGGCGCTTTTCGTCGTCGTGGGAGCGCTCGAGGAGCAGGGGACGATCGCGCGCGTCGCCGGATGGCTCGGGGACATCACGGGCGGATCGCGCACCGCGGAGAGCCTCGTCATCCTGTGGGGCGCTGCCGCCGGGTCGGCGGTCGTCGACAACATCCCGTTCACGGCCGCGATGATCCCGGTCGTCGACGAGATCGAGGGCGATCGCTTCGACGACACGCTCTGGTGGTCGCTCTCGCTCGGCGCGTGCTTCGGCGGCAACGCGACCCTCATCGCGGCTGCCGCTAACGTCGCCGGAACCGGGCTGCTCAGGCGCGCCGGCCATCCTGTCTCGTTCGGCCGCTTCCTGGCCGTCGGTCTGCCTGCCACCCTGCTCTCGCTCGTGATCGCGACCGGCTACCTCGTCGCCTTCCAGCTGTGA
- a CDS encoding cation:proton antiporter: protein MNETTDFAAIVAVVALALFAAISLRSLTARVAIPGAALFLVLPPVAAELFPSLGSSLSILEVERITTVALIVILFDGGLHIGLRRFRASAGPILSIGVLGTFATAGMLAAAAHWALGLDWKLAGLVGAALAPTDPAVTFSVFGNREIRGRSGTILEGESGANDPVGIALMIGMIEFATTEGASFSVVVREFAIEMGVGLAIGIAAAAVLLPVFRRVSLPEPSLYPLRVLAGAGLVFGVSALVHGSGFIAVFVAGILLGDAAMPRKGETERFSAGLASLAEITAFIALGLSVDFDLLRSGRLWLDGAILFVLLTFVVRPLAVGPLLLPARLRPGERLFVTLGGLKGAVPILLAALAVIAGVERPGYLYGVVYVVVLLSVVLLGTSMPVMAARLGIPFRTVSHDLAEAREFTVAARAFADGRRLDALPLAERAWVGGVVRDGRRLQVADQLTLATGDRIDVYCEPSDEPALRRVFEGT from the coding sequence GTGAACGAGACGACGGACTTCGCGGCGATCGTCGCCGTCGTCGCGCTCGCGCTGTTCGCGGCGATCTCGCTGCGCTCGCTGACGGCGCGGGTGGCGATCCCCGGCGCGGCGCTGTTCCTCGTGCTGCCCCCCGTCGCCGCGGAGCTGTTCCCGTCTCTCGGCAGTTCGCTCTCGATCCTCGAGGTGGAGCGGATCACGACCGTGGCGCTGATCGTCATCCTCTTCGACGGCGGCCTGCACATCGGGCTGCGCCGGTTCAGGGCATCCGCGGGCCCGATCCTGTCGATCGGCGTGCTCGGCACGTTCGCGACCGCGGGCATGCTCGCCGCCGCCGCGCACTGGGCGCTGGGGCTCGACTGGAAGCTGGCCGGCCTCGTCGGCGCGGCGCTCGCGCCCACCGACCCGGCCGTCACGTTCTCGGTGTTCGGCAACCGCGAGATCCGCGGCCGCTCCGGCACGATCCTCGAGGGCGAGTCGGGCGCGAACGACCCGGTGGGCATCGCGCTCATGATCGGCATGATCGAGTTCGCGACGACGGAGGGCGCCTCGTTCTCGGTCGTCGTCCGCGAGTTCGCGATCGAGATGGGCGTCGGTCTCGCGATCGGGATCGCGGCGGCGGCCGTGCTCCTTCCGGTCTTCCGGCGCGTGTCGCTGCCCGAGCCGTCGCTCTACCCGCTGCGCGTGCTGGCGGGGGCGGGGCTCGTCTTCGGCGTCTCGGCCCTCGTCCACGGCTCGGGCTTCATCGCCGTCTTCGTCGCGGGCATCCTGCTCGGCGACGCCGCGATGCCGCGCAAGGGCGAGACGGAGCGCTTTTCGGCCGGTCTCGCGAGCCTCGCCGAGATCACCGCGTTCATCGCGCTCGGCCTCTCGGTCGACTTCGACCTGCTGCGAAGCGGCCGGCTCTGGCTCGACGGCGCGATCCTCTTCGTCCTTCTCACGTTCGTCGTGCGTCCGCTCGCCGTCGGGCCGCTGCTCCTGCCGGCGCGCCTCCGCCCCGGCGAGCGCCTGTTCGTGACGCTCGGCGGCCTGAAGGGAGCGGTGCCGATCCTGCTCGCCGCGCTCGCCGTCATCGCCGGCGTCGAGCGTCCCGGCTACCTGTACGGGGTCGTCTACGTCGTCGTGCTCCTCTCGGTCGTGCTCCTGGGCACCTCGATGCCCGTCATGGCGGCTCGCCTCGGCATCCCGTTCCGGACGGTCTCGCACGACCTGGCCGAGGCCAGGGAGTTCACGGTCGCCGCCCGCGCCTTCGCGGACGGGAGGCGGCTCGACGCCCTGCCCCTCGCCGAGCGTGCCTGGGTCGGAGGCGTCGTGCGCGACGGACGCAGGCTGCAGGTCGCGGACCAGCTCACGCTCGCTACGGGCGACAGGATCGACGTGTACTGCGAGCCCTCCGACGAGCCGGCTCTGCGGCGGGTCTTCGAAGGCACCTGA
- a CDS encoding response regulator transcription factor, translating into MTAPQTVLVVEDESSIASFVALYLKNAGYGVKAVGSGGAALNAIAAEMPALIILDLNLPDMDGIEICRRVRKSSDVPILMLTARDEDVDKIIGLEVGADDYLTKPFNPRELVARVKSVLRRSAPDRRREEGDELRHGDLVINAGRREVMVGDDEIQLAPKEFDLLWELLDHRGIVLTRDQLLERVWGYTFAGDTRTVDVHVRQIRRKLGDASPIVTVWGVGYKVAHDRTSAPAA; encoded by the coding sequence GTGACGGCGCCGCAGACAGTCCTCGTCGTCGAGGACGAGAGCTCGATCGCCTCCTTCGTCGCCCTCTACCTGAAGAACGCGGGGTACGGGGTGAAGGCGGTGGGCAGCGGCGGGGCGGCGCTGAACGCGATCGCGGCGGAGATGCCGGCGCTCATCATCCTCGACCTCAACCTGCCCGACATGGACGGCATCGAGATCTGCCGCCGCGTGCGCAAGAGCTCCGACGTGCCGATCCTGATGCTGACCGCGCGGGACGAGGACGTGGACAAGATCATCGGCCTCGAGGTCGGCGCGGACGACTACCTGACGAAGCCGTTCAACCCGCGGGAGCTCGTTGCCCGCGTGAAGAGCGTGCTGCGCCGATCCGCGCCCGACCGCCGGCGCGAGGAGGGTGACGAGCTCCGCCACGGCGACCTCGTCATCAACGCCGGCCGGCGCGAGGTGATGGTGGGCGACGACGAGATCCAGCTCGCCCCGAAGGAGTTCGACCTGCTCTGGGAGCTGCTCGACCACCGCGGCATCGTGCTCACGCGCGATCAGCTGCTCGAGCGCGTGTGGGGCTACACGTTCGCGGGCGACACGCGCACGGTCGACGTGCACGTGCGCCAGATACGCCGCAAGCTCGGCGACGCCTCGCCGATCGTGACCGTGTGGGGCGTCGGCTACAAGGTCGCGCACGACCGCACGAGCGCTCCCGCCGCGTAG